In Corynebacterium guangdongense, one DNA window encodes the following:
- a CDS encoding rhodanese-like domain-containing protein → MSHLERARARLRRLSPVQAYELQEAGRARLVDVRMPDHRRAQGELPGAIVIDLTILPWRLDPTFAWRIPEAVDWSHPWVLVCRHGYSSSLAAAALQEMGLHNATDVVGGFEAWAAAGLPVHTGPADVRD, encoded by the coding sequence ATGTCCCACCTGGAGCGGGCCCGCGCCCGTCTGAGGCGGCTGTCCCCGGTACAGGCGTACGAGCTGCAGGAGGCCGGCAGGGCGAGGCTTGTCGACGTCCGCATGCCCGACCACCGCCGCGCCCAGGGTGAGCTGCCCGGGGCGATCGTCATCGACCTGACCATCCTGCCCTGGCGGCTGGATCCCACCTTCGCCTGGCGCATCCCCGAGGCCGTCGACTGGTCGCACCCGTGGGTGCTGGTGTGCCGCCACGGCTACTCCTCCTCGCTGGCGGCGGCCGCCCTGCAGGAGATGGGGCTGCACAACGCCACCGACGTGGTCGGCGGTTTCGAGGCGTGGGCCGCGGCGGGCCTGCCCGTTCACACCGGCCCCGCCGACGTCCGCGACTAG
- the hisH gene encoding imidazole glycerol phosphate synthase subunit HisH has protein sequence MTTSAKSVALLDYGSGNLRSAQRALEHVGANVTVTSDPKVAVEMDGLVVPGVGAYAACMKGLRAVEGPRVIGQRLAGGRPVLGICVGMQVLFETGNEHGIVTQGCGEWPGSVERLQADILPHMGWNTVETPEGSEMFAGFDEATRFYFVHSYAAREWSLVTDGRTRPPKVTWASHGGDRFVAAVENEPLWATQFHPEKSGDAGAHLLENWLKSF, from the coding sequence ATGACCACTTCGGCTAAGTCTGTCGCCCTGCTGGACTACGGTTCCGGCAACCTCCGTTCCGCCCAGCGTGCGCTCGAGCACGTGGGGGCGAACGTCACCGTCACCTCCGATCCGAAGGTTGCCGTCGAGATGGACGGGCTGGTCGTGCCGGGCGTCGGCGCCTACGCAGCCTGCATGAAGGGCCTGCGGGCGGTCGAGGGACCCCGCGTGATCGGCCAGCGCCTCGCCGGCGGCCGTCCGGTGCTGGGCATCTGCGTCGGTATGCAGGTTCTCTTTGAGACCGGCAACGAACACGGCATCGTCACGCAGGGCTGCGGGGAGTGGCCGGGCAGCGTCGAGCGCCTGCAGGCGGACATCCTGCCGCACATGGGCTGGAACACGGTCGAGACGCCTGAGGGGTCGGAGATGTTCGCCGGGTTCGACGAGGCCACCCGCTTCTACTTCGTCCACTCCTACGCGGCGCGGGAATGGAGTCTCGTCACCGACGGCCGGACCCGGCCACCGAAGGTGACCTGGGCGTCGCACGGCGGTGACCGCTTCGTCGCCGCCGTCGAGAACGAACCTCTGTGGGCGACCCAGTTCCACCCCGAGAAGTCCGGCGACGCCGGCGCCCACCTGCTAGAGAACTGGCTGAAGAGCTTCTAG
- a CDS encoding MFS transporter, producing MVAVAAAFGAWSLLLPVVPMAVIDSGGTAALAGATTGAFMAATVITQISTPWLLRVVGYRPVMVLAAFMLGVPALGHLLGTEAWIVLLFSALRGIGFGAITVAESALIAELLPLKLLGKGTGTLGVFIGLSQMIALPIGLAVADAFGYEPVYLTAAVVALVAAVMCLRIPAIKAAPVSASSADAGEHRRVAMWKLVLVPALSLMTISMGYGLVSSFLPTAIREADPVTGAVIGGLVLSVTGGAAMVFRYLVGLAADRSGEPGRLIIPFQLLALLGMALMAAILYYGWSVWLLVPAALMFGGGFGAVQNEALLTMFHRLPRSKVSEASAVWNIFYDSGTGVGSVAFGAIVGVAAYASGFGAAAAVIAFGIVASLLDRWLGLYRVTEYDNLSTRLRQAVRRTGRPAEKRAD from the coding sequence ATGGTCGCCGTCGCCGCCGCTTTCGGCGCCTGGTCGCTGCTGCTGCCAGTGGTGCCGATGGCCGTCATCGACTCCGGCGGCACGGCGGCACTGGCCGGCGCCACCACCGGCGCCTTCATGGCAGCGACGGTGATCACCCAGATCAGCACGCCGTGGCTCCTGCGGGTCGTCGGCTACCGCCCGGTGATGGTCCTGGCCGCCTTCATGCTCGGCGTCCCGGCCCTGGGGCACCTGCTGGGTACCGAGGCCTGGATCGTCCTCCTGTTCAGCGCGCTGCGCGGCATCGGGTTCGGCGCGATCACCGTGGCCGAGTCCGCCCTGATCGCCGAGCTGCTCCCGCTGAAGCTGTTGGGCAAGGGGACCGGCACCCTGGGCGTGTTCATCGGTCTCTCGCAGATGATCGCCCTGCCCATCGGCCTGGCCGTCGCCGACGCCTTCGGCTACGAGCCCGTCTACCTCACGGCTGCGGTCGTCGCGCTGGTCGCCGCCGTCATGTGCCTGCGGATCCCCGCGATCAAGGCCGCACCGGTGTCGGCCTCCTCCGCGGACGCGGGCGAGCATCGCCGGGTGGCCATGTGGAAGCTGGTGTTGGTCCCGGCGCTGTCGCTGATGACGATCTCCATGGGCTACGGTCTGGTCTCCTCCTTCCTGCCGACGGCGATTCGGGAGGCCGACCCCGTCACCGGTGCCGTTATCGGCGGACTGGTCCTCTCGGTGACGGGCGGGGCCGCCATGGTCTTCCGCTATCTCGTCGGTCTGGCCGCCGACCGCTCCGGTGAGCCGGGGCGCCTGATCATTCCGTTCCAGCTGCTGGCGCTGCTGGGCATGGCCCTGATGGCGGCCATCCTGTACTACGGGTGGTCCGTGTGGCTGCTGGTGCCGGCGGCGCTCATGTTCGGCGGCGGCTTCGGCGCGGTCCAGAACGAGGCCCTGCTGACGATGTTCCACCGGCTGCCGCGCTCGAAGGTCTCGGAGGCCTCGGCGGTGTGGAACATCTTCTACGATTCGGGCACCGGCGTCGGCTCGGTCGCGTTCGGTGCCATCGTCGGGGTCGCCGCCTACGCGTCCGGTTTCGGCGCGGCGGCCGCGGTCATCGCGTTCGGCATCGTCGCGAGCCTGCTCGACCGCTGGCTCGGCCTGTATCGCGTCACCGAGTACGACAACCTCTCGACCCGACTGCGCCAGGCCGTCCGGCGCACCGGGCGGCCGGCGGAAAAACGCGCTGACTAG
- the hisB gene encoding imidazoleglycerol-phosphate dehydratase HisB translates to MSDRIGRSTRTTSESDIQVEINLDGTGQVDVDTGLPFFDHMLNAFGTHGAFDLTVKAQGDTEIDAHHTVEDTAIVLGEALLDAFGDKKGIRRFGQRQLPMDETLVEAVLDISNRPYFVMNGEPENMDWQVIGGHYATVINRHFFETLAYNSRITLHINVHYGRDPHHITEAEYKAVARALREATEADPRVSGVPSTKGAL, encoded by the coding sequence ATGAGTGATCGCATCGGACGGTCCACCCGCACCACCAGCGAGTCGGACATCCAGGTCGAGATCAACCTCGACGGCACCGGACAGGTCGACGTCGACACCGGCCTGCCGTTCTTCGACCACATGCTCAACGCCTTCGGCACCCACGGCGCCTTCGACCTGACGGTCAAGGCCCAGGGCGACACCGAGATCGACGCGCACCATACCGTCGAGGACACCGCCATCGTCCTGGGCGAGGCGCTTCTCGACGCCTTCGGCGACAAGAAGGGCATCCGCCGCTTCGGCCAGCGCCAGTTGCCGATGGACGAGACCCTCGTCGAGGCCGTCCTGGACATCTCGAACCGCCCCTACTTCGTCATGAACGGCGAGCCGGAGAACATGGACTGGCAGGTCATCGGCGGCCACTACGCCACCGTCATCAACCGCCACTTCTTTGAGACCCTGGCCTACAACTCCCGCATCACCCTGCACATCAACGTGCACTACGGTCGCGACCCGCACCACATCACCGAGGCCGAGTACAAGGCTGTCGCCCGGGCGCTGCGCGAGGCCACGGAGGCAGATCCGCGGGTGAGCGGTGTTCCCTCCACCAAGGGAGCGCTCTAA
- a CDS encoding histidinol-phosphate transaminase, whose product MTTPEFADGTAAVGTSLDSLPLREELRGKSAYGAPQLEVANQLNTNENPYSPSQELIDDLVATVAKLAPELNRYPERDSVELREALADYVTRQTGVTVTRDNLWAANGSNEVLQQLLQAFGGPGRTALGFQPSYSMHPILSAGTQTEFINCPRGADFRIDTDAALAAIAEHAPDVIFVTTPNNPTGDVTSLADIEKIIAATEGIVIVDEAYAEFSPSPSAVTLLEKYPAKLVVSRTMSKAFDFAGGRLGYFVAAPAFIEAVMLVRLPYHLSMLSQAAAIVALRHSEDTLATVQKLSEERERVAARLDELGYSRVPSESNFIFFGDFRDQHAAWEAFLERDVLIRDVGVAGHLRTTIGLPVENDAFLAAAAEVKALNL is encoded by the coding sequence GTGACGACCCCCGAGTTCGCAGACGGCACCGCAGCGGTCGGAACCTCTCTGGACAGCCTCCCGCTGCGCGAGGAGCTGCGCGGCAAGTCCGCCTACGGCGCCCCCCAGCTGGAGGTCGCCAACCAGCTCAACACCAACGAGAACCCGTACTCTCCCTCGCAGGAGCTGATCGATGATCTCGTGGCGACCGTCGCCAAGCTCGCCCCCGAGCTCAACCGCTACCCGGAGCGCGACAGCGTCGAGCTGCGCGAGGCGCTGGCCGACTATGTGACCCGCCAGACCGGCGTCACGGTGACCAGGGACAACCTGTGGGCGGCCAACGGCTCCAACGAGGTGCTGCAGCAGCTGCTCCAGGCATTCGGCGGCCCGGGCCGCACGGCGCTCGGCTTCCAGCCCTCCTACTCGATGCACCCGATCCTGTCGGCCGGCACGCAGACGGAGTTCATCAACTGCCCGCGCGGGGCGGATTTCCGCATCGACACGGACGCCGCGTTGGCGGCCATCGCCGAGCACGCCCCGGACGTCATTTTCGTGACCACCCCGAACAACCCGACCGGCGACGTCACCTCGCTGGCGGACATCGAGAAGATCATCGCCGCGACCGAGGGCATCGTCATCGTCGACGAGGCCTACGCGGAGTTTTCCCCGTCCCCCTCGGCCGTGACCCTGCTGGAGAAATACCCTGCCAAGCTGGTCGTCTCCCGAACGATGAGCAAGGCCTTCGACTTCGCGGGCGGACGGCTGGGCTACTTCGTCGCGGCCCCCGCCTTCATCGAGGCCGTCATGCTGGTGCGTCTGCCGTACCACCTGTCCATGCTCAGCCAGGCGGCGGCCATCGTCGCCCTGCGCCACAGCGAGGACACCCTGGCCACGGTGCAGAAGCTCTCCGAGGAGCGCGAACGCGTCGCCGCCCGCCTCGACGAGCTTGGCTACAGCCGGGTGCCCAGCGAGTCCAACTTCATCTTTTTCGGGGATTTCCGGGACCAGCACGCCGCGTGGGAGGCTTTCCTCGAGCGCGACGTGCTCATCCGTGACGTCGGCGTCGCCGGCCACCTGCGCACCACCATCGGTCTGCCCGTCGAAAACGACGCCTTCCTCGCCGCGGCGGCGGAAGTCAAGGCCCTCAACCTCTAG
- the hisD gene encoding histidinol dehydrogenase, with the protein MLTTIDLRGHAPSKSELRRVLPRGGTDVNAVIPTVAPIVEAVREGGAAAALDYGEKFDHVRPEAVRVPREVIAAAVDTLDAEVIDALRESIARIRKVHAEQKPTPHTTTLGQGATVTEVHIPIDRVGLYVPGGQAVYPSSVLMNVIPAQEAGVGSLLVATPPQAEFAGQPHPTILAACHLLGVEEVWAVGGAQAVALMAYGDDAEDLEPVDIITGPGNIFVTAAKRLVNGVVGIDAEAGPSEIAVLADDTADAVMVAYDLISQAEHDQLAASVLITDSEEFARAVDREIDERYTVTLNAERVKEALTGQQSGIVLVDDMEAGIAVADAYAAEHLEIHTRSAREVAERIRHAGAIFVGNYSPVPLGDYAAGSNHVLPTSGTAAFSSGLSTHTFLREVNLIEYDEVALKEIAPHVIALADAEALPAHGEAIRARFESLPTEKDN; encoded by the coding sequence ATGCTCACCACCATTGATCTGCGCGGTCACGCTCCCTCGAAGTCGGAGTTGCGGCGCGTTCTGCCCCGCGGTGGCACTGACGTCAACGCCGTCATCCCCACCGTCGCCCCCATCGTGGAGGCGGTCCGTGAGGGCGGCGCCGCCGCGGCCCTCGATTACGGCGAGAAGTTCGATCACGTCCGTCCGGAGGCCGTGCGCGTCCCTCGGGAGGTCATCGCCGCCGCGGTCGACACGCTCGACGCGGAGGTCATTGACGCGCTGAGGGAGTCGATCGCCCGCATCCGCAAGGTCCACGCGGAGCAGAAGCCGACCCCGCACACCACCACGCTGGGGCAGGGGGCGACGGTCACCGAGGTGCACATCCCGATCGACCGCGTCGGTCTCTACGTCCCGGGCGGCCAGGCCGTGTACCCCTCCAGCGTCCTGATGAACGTCATCCCGGCGCAGGAGGCCGGCGTCGGCAGCCTCCTGGTGGCGACCCCGCCGCAGGCGGAGTTCGCCGGCCAGCCGCATCCGACGATTCTGGCCGCCTGCCACCTGCTCGGCGTCGAGGAGGTCTGGGCGGTCGGCGGCGCCCAGGCCGTCGCGCTGATGGCCTACGGCGACGACGCGGAAGACCTGGAGCCGGTCGACATCATCACCGGCCCGGGCAACATCTTCGTCACCGCCGCCAAGCGCCTGGTCAACGGTGTCGTGGGGATCGACGCCGAGGCGGGCCCCTCCGAGATCGCCGTGCTCGCCGACGACACCGCCGACGCCGTCATGGTCGCCTACGACCTCATCTCCCAGGCGGAGCACGACCAGCTCGCCGCCTCCGTGCTCATCACCGACAGCGAGGAATTCGCCCGCGCCGTGGACAGGGAGATCGACGAGCGCTACACCGTCACCCTCAACGCCGAGCGCGTCAAGGAGGCGCTGACCGGTCAGCAGTCCGGCATCGTCCTGGTCGACGACATGGAGGCTGGCATCGCCGTCGCCGACGCCTACGCCGCGGAGCACCTCGAGATCCACACCCGGAGCGCCCGCGAGGTCGCCGAGCGCATCCGTCACGCCGGCGCCATCTTCGTGGGCAACTACTCGCCGGTCCCGCTGGGCGACTACGCCGCCGGCTCGAACCACGTTCTGCCGACCTCCGGCACCGCGGCCTTCAGCTCGGGGCTGTCGACGCACACCTTCCTGCGGGAAGTTAACCTGATCGAGTACGACGAGGTCGCCCTCAAGGAGATCGCCCCGCACGTCATCGCGCTGGCCGACGCCGAGGCCCTCCCGGCCCACGGCGAGGCCATCCGCGCCCGTTTCGAATCACTGCCCACCGAGAAGGACAACTGA
- a CDS encoding YbjN domain-containing protein → MGRRSSTTPSGDDPSRPVTLPRVAVALSALGLHCLYGEDRLVVPWNDHILVVRRLMPTRPSEPATLRFDMVLRQRLEMADMPKVAEVLNAWNQERLDPTVTMALQGDVLNTHVQFRAHSAVIIDLGLSDEQLATAVELGVDTSVLLTREMISQFPQLATEDSQVATEIRNRQDHDAVRGVLDGLPRPDEGLPAPISAEEAASRAAHPSGQSRARTAAATRQEFLEAGVGASPREVVVEHVQASLTAAGIEKQQVVDDLVLAWINGVLFAFYLDNGPSLLIRAFWEVEADPNADRFRLFLVCNDFNAKSSLVKSFTQKDRDGLQVRMEFTVNLSAGQNAAQLKHLVTVGMGQVMAAVDVISTEASGETAVEWPGQDG, encoded by the coding sequence ATGGGACGACGTTCAAGCACCACGCCGTCGGGCGACGATCCGAGCCGTCCGGTCACGCTCCCCCGCGTCGCCGTCGCACTCAGCGCCCTCGGCCTGCACTGCCTCTACGGGGAGGACCGGCTGGTCGTCCCCTGGAACGACCACATCCTCGTCGTCCGCCGGCTGATGCCCACCCGCCCCTCGGAGCCGGCGACGCTGAGGTTCGACATGGTGCTGCGCCAGCGCCTGGAGATGGCGGACATGCCGAAGGTCGCCGAGGTCCTCAACGCCTGGAACCAGGAACGCCTGGACCCCACCGTGACGATGGCGCTGCAGGGCGACGTCCTGAACACCCACGTGCAGTTCCGGGCCCATTCCGCCGTCATCATCGACCTGGGGCTGAGCGACGAACAGCTGGCCACCGCCGTGGAGCTGGGCGTGGACACCAGCGTGCTGCTCACCAGGGAGATGATCAGCCAATTCCCGCAGCTGGCGACCGAGGACAGCCAGGTGGCCACGGAAATACGCAACCGCCAGGACCACGACGCGGTACGTGGCGTGCTGGACGGGCTGCCGCGACCCGACGAAGGCCTCCCCGCCCCCATCAGCGCCGAGGAGGCGGCGTCCCGGGCCGCCCACCCCTCGGGACAGTCCCGGGCCCGGACGGCGGCGGCCACGCGCCAGGAGTTCCTGGAGGCTGGGGTCGGCGCGTCGCCGAGGGAGGTCGTCGTCGAGCATGTCCAGGCGTCGCTGACGGCGGCCGGCATCGAGAAGCAGCAGGTCGTGGACGACCTGGTGCTCGCCTGGATCAACGGGGTGCTCTTCGCGTTCTACCTCGACAACGGGCCGAGCCTGCTCATCCGCGCCTTCTGGGAGGTGGAGGCGGACCCGAACGCGGACCGCTTCCGGCTTTTCCTGGTGTGCAACGACTTCAACGCCAAGTCGAGCCTGGTCAAGTCCTTCACCCAGAAGGACCGGGACGGACTGCAGGTGCGGATGGAATTCACCGTCAACCTCTCCGCCGGACAGAATGCGGCGCAGCTCAAGCACCTGGTCACGGTGGGGATGGGTCAGGTCATGGCCGCGGTGGACGTGATCAGCACGGAGGCCTCCGGGGAGACCGCCGTCGAGTGGCCGGGCCAGGACGGCTAG
- a CDS encoding molybdopterin-dependent oxidoreductase, with protein sequence MDLVANPDFPLWLRASHLINFILIGMLLRSGVEMLSSLPRLWWRNDCAPGTEWLRFTQRKLPKEEGVYTSLMDEKSVSPIWSLPGRENIGLGRHWHGVSVMLWVLNGIVYVTLLFATGLWRRIIPTSWDVFPQAWESALIYLSLDVPSIEHFSPYDALQMLAYTFVIFILAPFMMLTGVAMSPAVRSRYTWYVKLWGGHQGARSLHFIGMVLMSAFIVVHVGLVFFVHGPHNWMHMAFGAEYDPAYVAQAFTTIVATVVVVILFWIGLSYWSLADRARAQRVTAGISEIGRKIFLNWMRPRSARQNSFTDADISEFHWTNGLPPTEDESAYWVQQRDNDYEDYEITLGDDINQRSRVVTLEQIRTLAQTSYIATHTCMQGWSATSRWTGVRLRDLMPLLGERPEGANFLMIESYGLAQKMYDNRPREPFYAVIDAATAEEDDSILAYERNGAPIDNHLGAPARLRVESNHGYKAVKWVSRIAWIHDYADYGDGRGGTREDSALQAFNGRI encoded by the coding sequence ATGGACCTCGTGGCAAACCCCGACTTTCCCCTCTGGTTGCGAGCATCGCACCTGATCAACTTCATTCTCATCGGTATGCTCCTGCGTTCCGGCGTGGAGATGCTGTCCTCTCTGCCTCGGTTGTGGTGGCGCAATGACTGTGCCCCGGGCACGGAATGGCTGCGTTTCACCCAGCGCAAGCTGCCCAAGGAGGAGGGCGTCTACACCTCGCTGATGGACGAGAAGTCCGTCTCACCGATCTGGTCCCTGCCCGGTCGCGAGAACATCGGCTTGGGCCGTCACTGGCACGGGGTGTCGGTCATGCTCTGGGTGCTCAACGGCATCGTCTACGTCACCCTCCTTTTCGCCACCGGGCTGTGGCGCCGCATCATCCCCACCTCCTGGGACGTTTTCCCGCAGGCGTGGGAGTCGGCCCTGATCTACCTTTCTCTGGATGTCCCGTCCATCGAGCATTTCTCGCCCTACGACGCGCTGCAGATGCTCGCCTACACTTTCGTCATTTTCATTCTCGCCCCGTTCATGATGCTGACCGGCGTCGCCATGTCCCCGGCCGTGCGTTCCCGCTACACGTGGTACGTCAAACTCTGGGGCGGCCACCAGGGTGCCCGTTCGTTGCACTTCATCGGCATGGTTCTGATGAGCGCTTTCATCGTCGTTCACGTCGGTCTGGTCTTCTTCGTCCATGGCCCGCACAACTGGATGCACATGGCCTTTGGCGCGGAGTATGACCCGGCGTACGTCGCGCAGGCCTTCACCACCATCGTCGCCACCGTCGTTGTGGTGATCCTCTTCTGGATTGGCCTGTCCTACTGGTCCCTGGCCGACCGCGCCCGCGCGCAGCGCGTCACCGCCGGTATCTCCGAGATCGGCCGCAAGATCTTCCTCAACTGGATGCGCCCGCGCAGCGCTAGGCAGAACTCTTTCACCGACGCCGACATCTCCGAGTTCCACTGGACCAACGGCCTGCCTCCCACGGAGGATGAGTCCGCGTACTGGGTCCAGCAGCGCGACAACGACTATGAGGACTACGAGATCACCCTCGGTGACGACATCAACCAACGCTCCAGGGTCGTCACCCTCGAGCAGATCAGGACGCTGGCGCAGACCTCCTACATCGCCACCCACACCTGCATGCAGGGCTGGTCGGCCACGTCCCGGTGGACGGGGGTGCGCCTGCGCGACCTCATGCCGTTGCTCGGGGAGCGCCCGGAGGGCGCCAACTTCCTCATGATCGAGTCCTACGGGCTGGCGCAGAAGATGTACGACAACCGCCCGCGCGAGCCCTTCTACGCGGTCATCGACGCGGCCACCGCCGAGGAGGACGATTCGATTCTCGCCTACGAACGCAACGGCGCGCCCATTGACAATCACCTCGGAGCCCCGGCCCGGCTGCGGGTCGAATCCAACCACGGCTACAAGGCGGTCAAATGGGTCTCCCGGATCGCCTGGATCCACGATTACGCGGATTACGGCGACGGGCGTGGCGGAACCCGCGAGGACTCGGCCCTGCAGGCGTTCAACGGTCGTATTTAA
- a CDS encoding Rv0361 family membrane protein: MTIVSTMPTAQKVFAALAIAAPLMLVACGSNEADSDSSSTAAAGSASAVTSTSAPEAAPEESAAGPEDGDNGTEDEEALASATPKSGKGTVVPTVPNAQGANAGAQQTLANPFEEGEQLEGVVQEPVAGGVPASQEDADAINGLVRGIYEQSTLNSLVQYVPNNTCEAVLAQSDLDPNHNTQGVPDMPLDQIPQFQQAQPSVDAVENLSVAGDRASADVTVTSGGQTDTSVMRFLREDGRWKFCSSAV, encoded by the coding sequence GTGACGATCGTTTCGACGATGCCGACCGCCCAGAAGGTGTTCGCTGCCCTGGCGATCGCCGCCCCGCTGATGCTTGTCGCCTGCGGGTCCAACGAGGCTGACTCCGACTCCAGCTCCACCGCCGCAGCCGGTTCGGCAAGCGCCGTGACCAGCACGTCGGCACCCGAAGCGGCTCCGGAGGAATCCGCCGCCGGGCCCGAAGACGGCGACAACGGGACCGAAGATGAGGAGGCCCTGGCCTCTGCGACCCCGAAGTCGGGGAAGGGCACCGTAGTGCCGACCGTCCCGAACGCGCAGGGCGCCAACGCCGGGGCACAGCAGACCCTCGCCAACCCCTTCGAGGAGGGTGAGCAGCTCGAGGGGGTGGTCCAGGAACCTGTCGCTGGCGGCGTTCCGGCCAGTCAGGAGGACGCGGACGCCATCAACGGCCTGGTCCGCGGCATTTACGAGCAGTCCACGCTCAACAGTCTGGTGCAGTACGTGCCGAACAACACCTGCGAGGCCGTCCTGGCCCAGTCGGACCTGGATCCGAATCACAACACCCAGGGCGTTCCTGACATGCCGCTCGACCAGATCCCGCAGTTCCAGCAGGCGCAGCCGAGCGTCGACGCGGTCGAGAATCTCAGTGTCGCCGGCGACAGGGCCTCCGCAGACGTCACTGTCACGTCCGGTGGCCAGACTGACACGTCCGTCATGCGTTTCCTGCGTGAGGACGGTCGCTGGAAGTTCTGCTCCTCCGCCGTCTAG
- a CDS encoding TetR family transcriptional regulator — protein MQLSVDSIVVAAMDILDRYGLADMTMRRVASTLEVAPGALYWHIKNKQELISAIAERILDSADQADFDGAPAVDADHPAVTIARSCAALRQALLSHRDGAELVMAAMTQPDSTLRPRIVDAFTEELVGIGLDAATAHAGAQALLHQVFGATTFEQAALQNRELLSGDGASTSGAETSDPGVRLLLDALTWRD, from the coding sequence GTGCAATTAAGTGTGGACTCCATCGTCGTGGCAGCCATGGACATTCTCGACCGCTACGGGCTCGCCGACATGACCATGCGTCGGGTCGCCTCCACCCTCGAGGTCGCTCCGGGGGCCCTGTACTGGCACATCAAGAACAAGCAGGAACTCATCTCGGCGATCGCCGAACGCATCCTCGACTCCGCCGACCAGGCCGACTTCGACGGCGCACCCGCCGTGGACGCCGACCACCCGGCAGTGACGATCGCCCGCTCGTGCGCGGCGCTGCGCCAGGCACTGCTGTCCCACCGCGACGGAGCGGAACTGGTGATGGCGGCGATGACCCAGCCCGATTCCACCCTCCGCCCCCGAATTGTGGACGCCTTCACGGAGGAACTGGTGGGAATCGGGCTCGACGCCGCCACCGCCCACGCCGGCGCGCAGGCACTCCTCCACCAGGTCTTCGGCGCGACGACCTTCGAGCAGGCGGCCCTGCAGAACCGGGAGCTGTTGTCGGGCGACGGTGCGTCGACAAGCGGCGCAGAGACCTCCGACCCCGGGGTGAGGCTCCTGCTGGACGCGTTGACGTGGCGAGACTGA